GGTaaaacctctgacctttgacctctgaccctgcgCTTTGTCttacctttgacctctgaccctgcgctttgtctgacctttgacctctgaccctgctctgtgtgtgtcagacgGGACTCGAGTGGTTCGGATGGACGACGATTTCTTCACGGGTTACAGGAAGACGACTCTGCACCCACAGGAGGTCCTGATGTCCATCCAGATCCCCTACAGCAAGAAGGTAGATCCACCATTGCGCCTGCAACTACCTGTGTCACTTAGCAACTGTTACCCAGCAACCAGCCACCTCTGTCACCTAGCAGCCTCTCTCAGTCAGGGTCAGGACTGATTGTGGTCTGACCTTCACGGcgatgtggttttttttctccctctttagTCTCAGTTCGTCTCCGCTTTCAAACAGTCTCCTCGTCGGGAGGATGACATCAGCATCGTCACGGCGGCAATGAGCGTCACCTTTGCTCCGGGCACTGCCATTGTTCAGGACTTGAGGCTGAGCTACGGCGGTATGGCGGCCACCACGGTGCTGGCGAAGAAGACGGCGCACAGGCTGCTGGGAAGGTAATGGACAGACAGTGAGACTCTGAGGACGTTTGGACATGTGTCTGATGATGTAACTGTGTAATGTCATCAGGCGCTGGGGGGAGGAGCTTCTGAAGGAGGCCTGCTCCTCATTGGCCAAAGAGATGACCCTCGACCCTT
This sequence is a window from Plectropomus leopardus isolate mb unplaced genomic scaffold, YSFRI_Pleo_2.0 unplaced_scaffold51102, whole genome shotgun sequence. Protein-coding genes within it:
- the LOC121939573 gene encoding xanthine dehydrogenase/oxidase-like, which gives rise to GTRVVRMDDDFFTGYRKTTLHPQEVLMSIQIPYSKKSQFVSAFKQSPRREDDISIVTAAMSVTFAPGTAIVQDLRLSYGGMAATTVLAKKTAHRLLGRRWGEELLKEACSSLAKEMTLDPSAPGGMVTYRRTLALSLFYKFYLTTLTNLRQQ